A region from the Catellatospora sp. TT07R-123 genome encodes:
- a CDS encoding pirin-like bicupin family protein: protein MRLSTATPRRELIDVRSAAERAKTRISWLDSKHSFSFGQHWDPRNTHHGLLLVNNDDIVTPGAGFETHPHRDMEIVTWVLRGSLVHQDSTGHSGVIYPGLAQRMSAGTGIMHSEKNDSWRLEGARHADPVHFVQMWVVPDSDGVTPGYEQLEIEDELLRGGLVTVASGMKEHRGAAAIRIRNRHAALQVARMQPGDSVELPHAPYLHVFVARGKVALEQAGPLGAGDAVRLTASGGQRLTATTDAEVLVWQMNATIAG from the coding sequence ATGAGGCTGTCCACCGCCACCCCGCGCCGGGAGCTCATCGACGTGCGCTCGGCCGCCGAGCGCGCCAAGACCCGCATCTCCTGGCTCGACTCCAAGCACTCGTTCTCGTTCGGCCAGCACTGGGACCCACGCAACACCCACCACGGCCTGCTGCTGGTCAACAACGACGACATCGTCACGCCGGGCGCCGGGTTCGAGACCCACCCGCACCGCGACATGGAGATCGTCACCTGGGTGCTGCGCGGCTCGCTCGTGCACCAGGACTCCACCGGACATTCGGGCGTCATCTACCCGGGCCTGGCCCAGCGGATGAGCGCCGGCACCGGCATCATGCACTCGGAGAAGAACGACTCCTGGCGCCTGGAAGGCGCCCGCCACGCCGACCCCGTGCACTTCGTCCAGATGTGGGTGGTCCCGGACAGCGACGGCGTCACCCCCGGCTACGAGCAGCTGGAGATCGAGGACGAGCTGCTGCGCGGCGGCCTGGTCACCGTCGCCTCCGGGATGAAGGAGCACCGCGGCGCCGCCGCGATCCGCATCCGCAACCGCCACGCCGCACTCCAGGTGGCGCGGATGCAGCCCGGCGACAGCGTCGAGCTGCCGCACGCGCCGTACCTGCACGTGTTCGTCGCCCGCGGCAAGGTGGCGCTGGAGCAGGCCGGGCCGCTGGGCGCCGGTGACGCGGTGCGCCTGACGGCCAGCGGCGGCCAGCGCCTCACCGCGACGACCGACGCCGAGGTCCTGGTCTGGCAGATGAACGCCACCATCGCCGGCTGA
- a CDS encoding MarR family winged helix-turn-helix transcriptional regulator, with translation MAETRWLDADEQETWRAYLEGTRLLIQALDRQLENDSGVSFTDYELLVHLSEAPGRRMRMRDLADATFSSRSGVTRAVTRLEAAGWVRRVECDDDRRGMHAELTATGARKLAETAPGHVAAVRRHMIDLLTADERGRIRDAYSRMRGRLRPGAAAGAAAPAGDGPGAE, from the coding sequence ATGGCAGAAACGCGCTGGCTCGACGCCGACGAGCAGGAGACCTGGCGGGCGTACCTCGAGGGCACCCGCCTGCTCATCCAGGCGCTCGACCGCCAGCTGGAGAACGACTCCGGGGTCTCGTTCACCGACTACGAGCTGCTGGTCCACCTGTCGGAGGCCCCCGGGCGGCGCATGCGCATGCGCGATCTGGCCGACGCTACCTTCTCCTCCCGCAGCGGCGTCACCCGGGCCGTCACCCGGCTGGAGGCCGCGGGCTGGGTGCGCCGGGTCGAGTGCGACGACGACCGGCGCGGCATGCACGCCGAGCTGACCGCCACGGGCGCGCGCAAGCTCGCCGAGACCGCGCCCGGCCACGTCGCGGCGGTGCGCCGCCACATGATCGATCTGCTCACCGCCGACGAGCGCGGCCGCATCCGCGACGCCTACAGCCGGATGCGCGGACGGCTGCGCCCCGGAGCGGCGGCCGGGGCGGCGGCTCCGGCCGGTGACGGCCCGGGCGCCGAGTAG
- a CDS encoding sensor histidine kinase: protein MLPALGVAAVVGVIVAAAVVMLRGRRRVITPTERATYQVLHSAALASGPLRQGLRDDTAAAALKHLRTLVGTAGLALADRTGIVAHDGGGADHRDAVLGAARRALATERPVLLHADELSCVRLDCPVRGVVAAPVGARSRTGGPAAALIAVTDARPSPGLLRVVLETANWMALQLELAELQEERARSARAEVRALRAQISPHFVYNALTAIASFVRTDPERARELILEFAEFTRYSFRAHGDFTTLAEELRSIDRYLTIERARFGEKLQVRLRVAPEVLPVEVPFLCLQPLVENAVRHGLHPKPGMGTIRISAADAGADCEIIVEDDGVGMDPAILLHPAPVGDGEPGRHVGLGNVDDRLRAVFGDSYGLVVETAPDAGTRVSLRIPKFHRSSRA, encoded by the coding sequence ATGCTTCCAGCGCTGGGGGTCGCCGCCGTGGTCGGCGTCATCGTGGCCGCCGCCGTGGTGATGCTGCGCGGGCGGCGGCGGGTCATCACGCCGACGGAGCGGGCGACGTACCAGGTGCTGCACTCGGCGGCGCTGGCCAGCGGGCCGCTGCGGCAGGGGCTGCGCGACGACACCGCCGCGGCGGCCCTCAAGCACCTGCGCACCCTCGTCGGCACCGCCGGGCTCGCCCTGGCCGACCGCACCGGGATCGTCGCCCACGACGGCGGCGGCGCCGACCACCGCGACGCGGTGCTCGGCGCGGCCCGCCGCGCCCTGGCCACCGAGCGGCCCGTGCTGCTGCACGCCGACGAGCTGTCCTGCGTACGGCTGGACTGCCCGGTCCGCGGCGTCGTGGCGGCCCCGGTCGGCGCCCGCTCCCGCACCGGCGGCCCGGCCGCCGCGCTGATCGCCGTCACCGACGCCCGCCCGTCACCCGGGCTGCTGCGCGTCGTGCTGGAGACCGCCAACTGGATGGCGCTGCAACTGGAACTGGCCGAACTCCAGGAGGAACGCGCCCGCTCCGCCCGCGCCGAGGTGCGCGCCCTGCGCGCCCAGATCAGCCCGCACTTCGTCTACAACGCCCTCACCGCGATCGCCTCGTTCGTGCGCACCGACCCCGAACGCGCCCGCGAACTGATCCTGGAGTTCGCCGAGTTCACCCGCTACTCCTTCCGCGCCCACGGCGACTTCACCACCCTGGCCGAGGAGCTGCGCTCCATCGACCGCTACCTGACCATCGAACGGGCCCGCTTCGGCGAGAAACTCCAGGTGCGGCTGCGGGTCGCGCCCGAGGTGCTGCCGGTCGAGGTGCCGTTCCTGTGCCTCCAGCCGCTGGTCGAGAACGCCGTCCGGCACGGCCTGCACCCCAAGCCCGGCATGGGCACCATCCGCATCAGCGCCGCCGACGCCGGCGCCGACTGCGAGATCATCGTCGAGGACGACGGCGTCGGCATGGATCCCGCGATCCTGCTGCACCCGGCCCCGGTCGGCGACGGCGAACCCGGCCGCCACGTGGGCCTGGGCAACGTCGACGACCGGCTGCGGGCGGTCTTCGGCGACTCGTACGGCCTGGTCGTCGAGACCGCCCCCGACGCGGGCACCCGAGTCAGCCTGCGCATCCCCAAATTCCACCGGAGCAGCCGCGCATGA
- a CDS encoding LytR/AlgR family response regulator transcription factor, with translation MTAMETSLRVLAVDDEPPALDELAYLLRNDPRVGHVHTAPDATEALRILRDTEVDAVFLDLRMPGLDGMDLARLLQRFARSPAVVFVTAYDDRAADAFDLGVVDYVRKPVRSERIAESLRRVLAERGHGGERPAPDHGGDVTIPVELGGVVKLLPRSAVCWVEAQGDYARLHTADGSHLVRVSLTQLEERWTEAGFLRIHRSYLVRLDLVTELRLTGSGYVVTVEGHQLPVARRHTRALKDRLIRPAKQHWTA, from the coding sequence ATGACCGCGATGGAGACCTCGCTGCGGGTGCTGGCCGTCGACGACGAGCCCCCCGCCCTGGACGAACTGGCCTACCTGCTGCGCAACGACCCCCGGGTCGGGCACGTGCACACCGCCCCCGACGCCACCGAGGCGCTGCGCATCCTGCGCGACACCGAGGTCGACGCCGTCTTCCTCGACCTGCGCATGCCCGGCCTGGACGGGATGGACCTGGCCCGGCTGCTCCAGCGCTTCGCCCGCTCCCCCGCCGTCGTCTTCGTCACCGCCTACGACGACCGGGCCGCCGACGCGTTCGACCTCGGCGTCGTCGACTACGTCCGCAAACCGGTCCGGTCCGAGCGGATCGCCGAATCGCTGCGCCGCGTACTGGCCGAACGCGGCCACGGCGGCGAGCGGCCCGCCCCCGACCACGGCGGCGACGTCACCATCCCGGTCGAGCTCGGCGGCGTCGTCAAGCTGCTGCCCCGTTCTGCGGTGTGCTGGGTCGAGGCCCAGGGCGACTACGCCCGGCTGCACACCGCCGACGGGTCGCACCTGGTCCGGGTGTCGCTGACGCAGCTGGAGGAGCGCTGGACCGAGGCCGGGTTCCTGCGCATCCACCGCTCCTACCTGGTCCGGCTCGACCTGGTCACCGAGCTGCGGCTGACCGGCTCCGGGTACGTCGTCACCGTCGAGGGCCACCAGCTGCCCGTCGCCCGGCGGCACACCCGGGCGCTCAAGGACCGCCTCATCCGCCCCGCCAAGCAGCACTGGACCGCCTGA
- a CDS encoding cation acetate symporter: MNTYALLAVTAVTVATVVIGAWGVRLVRGTSDLLVASRMVSPTQNAAAIGGEYLSAASFLGVAGLILAYGARMLWYPVGFAAGYLALLLFVAAPLRRSGAFTLPDFCEVRLGSPRLRALATGFVLFIGWFYLLPQLQGAGLTFGIVTGGPHWLGVVLVGAVVTGNVAFGGMRSATYVQAFQYWLKLTAIAVPAFFLLARWRGDGSPPVPADVAWAAPTGGLVGTYSLILATFLGTMGLPHVLARFYTNPDGASARRTTAIVLALVGVFYLFPAVYGVLGRVYTPQLAGGRNDTVVLLLPGAALGPGVAADCLGALVAAGAFAAFLSTSNGLLTSVAGVLANDVRLPGWLARRTSGPLTSFRLAALVAGAVPTALALAVHGLNVSQVVGLAFAVAASSFCPLLVLGIWWRGLTASGAAAGILAGGGSAVVAVLWTVFAPPAPGLAADLLAQPAAWTVPLAFAVMTSVSVVTRRRVPAGVGAMLLRLHAPETLRL; encoded by the coding sequence GTGAACACCTATGCCCTGCTCGCTGTCACGGCCGTCACGGTGGCGACGGTCGTGATCGGAGCGTGGGGGGTGCGCCTGGTGCGGGGCACCTCGGATCTGCTGGTCGCGTCGCGGATGGTCAGTCCGACGCAGAACGCGGCCGCGATCGGCGGGGAGTACCTGTCGGCGGCGAGCTTCCTGGGCGTGGCCGGGCTGATCCTGGCGTACGGCGCCCGCATGCTCTGGTATCCGGTCGGCTTCGCCGCGGGCTACCTGGCGCTGCTGCTGTTCGTGGCGGCGCCGCTGCGCCGGTCGGGGGCGTTCACGCTGCCGGACTTCTGCGAGGTCCGGCTGGGTTCGCCCCGGCTGCGGGCGCTGGCGACGGGGTTCGTGCTGTTCATCGGCTGGTTCTACCTGCTGCCGCAGTTGCAGGGGGCGGGCCTGACGTTCGGGATCGTCACCGGTGGGCCGCACTGGCTCGGGGTGGTGCTGGTCGGCGCGGTGGTGACCGGCAACGTCGCGTTCGGCGGGATGCGCTCGGCGACGTACGTACAGGCGTTCCAGTACTGGCTGAAGCTGACCGCGATCGCGGTGCCCGCGTTCTTCCTGCTCGCGCGGTGGCGCGGCGACGGCAGCCCGCCGGTGCCTGCGGACGTGGCATGGGCGGCGCCGACGGGCGGGCTGGTCGGGACGTACTCGCTGATCCTGGCGACGTTCCTGGGCACGATGGGGCTGCCGCACGTGCTGGCCCGGTTCTACACCAACCCCGATGGGGCGTCGGCGCGGCGCACCACCGCGATCGTGCTGGCCCTGGTCGGGGTGTTCTACCTGTTCCCGGCCGTGTACGGGGTGCTGGGCCGGGTCTACACCCCGCAGCTGGCGGGCGGGCGCAACGACACCGTGGTGCTGCTGCTGCCCGGGGCGGCGCTGGGGCCGGGCGTGGCCGCCGACTGCCTGGGGGCGCTGGTGGCCGCCGGGGCGTTCGCGGCGTTCCTGTCGACCTCGAACGGGCTGCTGACCAGCGTCGCCGGGGTGCTGGCCAACGACGTACGGCTGCCGGGCTGGCTGGCGCGGCGCACCAGCGGGCCGCTGACGTCGTTCCGGCTGGCGGCCCTGGTCGCGGGCGCCGTGCCGACGGCGCTGGCCCTGGCCGTGCACGGGCTGAACGTGTCGCAGGTGGTGGGGCTGGCGTTCGCGGTGGCGGCGTCGAGTTTCTGCCCGCTGCTGGTGCTGGGCATCTGGTGGCGGGGCCTGACCGCGAGCGGGGCGGCGGCGGGCATCCTGGCCGGGGGCGGCAGCGCGGTGGTGGCGGTGCTGTGGACGGTGTTCGCCCCGCCCGCGCCGGGTCTGGCCGCCGACCTGCTGGCGCAGCCCGCGGCGTGGACGGTGCCGCTGGCGTTCGCGGTGATGACGTCGGTGTCGGTGGTGACCCGGCGCCGGGTCCCGGCCGGGGTCGGGGCGATGCTGCTGCGGCTGCACGCACCCGAAACACTGCGGCTGTAG
- a CDS encoding CBS domain-containing protein, translated as MTTAKQMMHFGVQCVPEHETLDRAAQLMRDLQVGSLPICGDDDKLRGIITDRDIVIKCIAAGKDPAKMTAAQLAQGTPIWVDAKADEDEVLKLMEQHKIRRIPVIEDHQLVGMISEADLAQHLDHDKLAHFVEAICKAPPSRA; from the coding sequence ATGACCACGGCGAAGCAGATGATGCACTTCGGGGTGCAGTGCGTGCCCGAGCACGAGACGCTCGACCGGGCCGCCCAGCTGATGCGCGACCTGCAGGTGGGCTCGCTGCCGATCTGCGGCGACGACGACAAGCTGCGCGGCATCATCACCGACCGCGACATCGTCATCAAGTGCATCGCGGCGGGCAAGGACCCGGCCAAGATGACCGCGGCCCAGCTCGCGCAGGGAACGCCGATCTGGGTCGACGCGAAGGCCGACGAGGACGAGGTGCTCAAGCTGATGGAGCAGCACAAGATCCGCCGGATTCCGGTGATCGAGGACCACCAGCTCGTCGGCATGATCAGTGAGGCCGACCTGGCCCAGCACCTGGACCACGACAAGCTGGCCCACTTCGTGGAGGCGATCTGCAAGGCCCCGCCCAGCCGGGCGTGA
- a CDS encoding uridine kinase → MRAISPSRLRDELTGRIAALAAERDWTRVAVDGAPAAGPDELAADLVAPLRALGHEVLHVRTADFLRPASLRLEFGRTNPDSFYEGWVDEAGLRREVLDPARPGGTGRVLPTLWDAGRDRATRAPYQALPPGSVVLVSGAFLLGAGLPFELAVHLRMSAAALARRTPPELAWTLPAYARYDGEVAPHTFADVAVALNDPRHPALMT, encoded by the coding sequence GTGCGTGCGATCTCTCCATCACGGCTGCGGGACGAGCTGACCGGGCGGATCGCCGCCCTGGCCGCCGAGCGCGACTGGACCCGGGTCGCGGTCGACGGGGCACCGGCCGCCGGTCCCGACGAGCTCGCCGCCGACCTGGTCGCGCCGCTGCGGGCGCTGGGGCACGAGGTGCTGCACGTGCGTACGGCCGATTTCCTGCGCCCCGCCTCGCTGCGCCTGGAGTTCGGGCGGACCAATCCCGACTCGTTCTACGAGGGCTGGGTCGACGAGGCGGGGCTGCGCCGGGAGGTGCTGGACCCGGCCCGGCCCGGCGGCACCGGCCGGGTGCTGCCGACGCTGTGGGACGCGGGGCGGGACCGGGCGACCCGGGCGCCGTACCAGGCGCTGCCGCCCGGGTCGGTGGTGCTGGTCAGCGGGGCGTTCCTGCTCGGCGCCGGGCTGCCGTTCGAGCTGGCGGTGCACCTGCGGATGTCGGCGGCGGCGCTGGCCCGCCGCACCCCGCCGGAGCTGGCCTGGACGCTGCCCGCGTACGCCCGCTACGACGGCGAGGTGGCCCCGCACACCTTCGCCGACGTGGCGGTGGCCCTCAACGACCCCCGCCACCCGGCCCTGATGACCTGA
- a CDS encoding Fpg/Nei family DNA glycosylase: MPEGHTVRRLADRHRELFGGRPVAAASPQGRFAAGAARLSGAVLQDTEAYGKHLLHHYEGGLTLHVHLGLYGKFADGELPAPDPVGQVRLRLANPAHWLDLRGPTACELLDPPQVDELRARLGADPLRADAKPEQAYARIRRSGNALAALLLDQSVVAGTGLIFVLESLYRAGIAPTRPGRELTEAAWQAIWDDLRQLMAQAVGTGRIDTVRPEHTPEAMGRPPRVDRHGGEVYVYRRPGQPCLVCGTPVSRGELAGRNSYWCGVCQR; the protein is encoded by the coding sequence GTGCCAGAGGGACACACCGTACGCAGGCTCGCCGACCGCCACCGCGAGCTGTTCGGCGGGCGGCCGGTCGCGGCGGCCAGCCCGCAGGGGCGCTTCGCGGCGGGCGCAGCGCGGCTGTCCGGGGCGGTGCTCCAGGACACCGAGGCGTACGGCAAGCACCTGCTGCACCACTATGAGGGCGGCCTGACCCTGCACGTGCACCTGGGGCTCTACGGCAAGTTCGCCGACGGCGAGCTGCCCGCCCCGGACCCGGTCGGGCAGGTCCGGCTGCGGCTGGCCAACCCGGCCCACTGGCTCGACCTGCGCGGCCCGACCGCGTGCGAGCTGCTGGACCCGCCGCAGGTCGACGAGCTGCGCGCCCGGCTGGGCGCCGACCCGCTGCGCGCCGACGCCAAGCCCGAGCAGGCGTACGCGCGCATCCGCCGCAGCGGCAACGCCCTGGCCGCGCTGCTGCTGGACCAGTCGGTGGTGGCCGGCACCGGCCTGATCTTCGTGCTGGAGTCGCTGTACCGCGCGGGCATCGCCCCGACCCGGCCCGGCCGGGAGCTGACCGAGGCGGCCTGGCAGGCGATCTGGGACGACCTGCGGCAGCTGATGGCCCAGGCGGTCGGCACCGGCCGCATCGACACGGTGCGCCCCGAGCACACGCCCGAGGCGATGGGGCGGCCGCCGCGGGTGGACCGCCACGGCGGCGAGGTGTACGTCTACCGCCGCCCGGGGCAGCCGTGCCTGGTCTGCGGGACCCCGGTCAGCCGGGGTGAGCTGGCCGGACGCAACTCGTACTGGTGCGGGGTCTGCCAGCGCTGA
- a CDS encoding cation acetate symporter — MSARTLTIVLFVVFVLITLAITIWASRQTRTATDFYAGGRSFSGFANGLAIGGDYMSAASFLGIAGIIALSGYDGFLYSIGFLVAWLVALLLVAELLRNSGKYTMADVLAFRMRQTPVRVAASISTITVSIFYLLAQMVGAGALVALLLGIKPGQTFLGMDAATAKIATIIFIGILMIVYVTVGGMKGTTYVQIVKAFLLMVGAALMTVLVLAAFKFNLSGLLGAAAEKSGKGAAFLEPGLRYGKEVAGDATQTFYNKMDLLSLGIALVLGTAGLPHILIRFYTVPNSKAARKSVLWAIGIIGVFYLMTLALGFGAAALVGGAAITAQDKSGNTAAPQLAEALGEKYLGGATGGAALLAVIAAVAFATILAVVAGLTLASSSSLAHDLYANVWRKGQVTEGGEVRVARISAFAIGAVAIVLAIFAQSLNVAFLVALAFAVAASGNLPAILYSLFWKRFTTAGATAAIYGGLITAVVLVFFSPVVSGTPTAMFPDSDWHFFPLSNPGIISIPVGFLCGWIGTMLSREPADAAKYAELEVRSLTGHGAH; from the coding sequence GTGAGCGCCCGTACCCTCACCATCGTCCTGTTCGTCGTCTTCGTACTGATCACGCTGGCCATCACGATCTGGGCCAGCCGCCAGACCCGCACCGCCACCGACTTCTACGCCGGCGGCCGCTCCTTCTCCGGCTTCGCCAACGGCCTGGCCATCGGCGGCGACTACATGTCGGCCGCCAGCTTCCTCGGCATCGCCGGCATCATCGCCCTGTCCGGCTACGACGGCTTCCTCTACTCCATCGGCTTCCTCGTCGCCTGGCTGGTCGCGCTGCTGCTCGTGGCCGAACTGCTGCGCAACTCCGGCAAGTACACGATGGCCGACGTGCTGGCGTTCCGGATGCGGCAGACCCCGGTCCGGGTCGCCGCCTCCATCTCCACCATCACCGTGTCGATCTTCTACCTGCTCGCGCAGATGGTCGGCGCAGGCGCCCTGGTCGCGCTGCTGCTGGGCATCAAGCCCGGCCAGACCTTCCTCGGCATGGACGCCGCCACCGCGAAGATCGCCACCATCATCTTCATCGGCATCCTCATGATCGTCTACGTCACCGTCGGCGGCATGAAGGGCACCACCTACGTCCAGATCGTCAAGGCGTTCCTGCTCATGGTCGGCGCCGCCCTGATGACCGTGCTCGTGCTCGCGGCCTTCAAGTTCAACCTGTCCGGCCTGCTCGGCGCGGCTGCCGAGAAGTCCGGCAAGGGCGCGGCCTTCCTCGAACCCGGCCTGCGCTACGGCAAGGAGGTCGCCGGCGACGCCACGCAGACCTTCTACAACAAGATGGACCTGCTCTCGCTCGGCATCGCCCTGGTCCTGGGCACCGCCGGCCTGCCGCACATCCTGATCCGCTTCTACACCGTGCCCAACTCCAAGGCCGCCCGCAAGAGCGTCCTGTGGGCCATCGGCATCATCGGCGTCTTCTACCTGATGACCCTCGCCCTCGGCTTCGGCGCCGCGGCCCTGGTCGGCGGCGCCGCCATCACCGCACAGGACAAGAGCGGCAACACCGCCGCCCCGCAGCTGGCCGAGGCGCTCGGCGAGAAGTACCTCGGCGGCGCCACCGGCGGCGCGGCCCTGCTCGCCGTCATCGCCGCCGTCGCCTTCGCCACCATCCTGGCCGTCGTCGCCGGCCTGACCCTGGCCTCGTCCAGCTCGCTGGCCCACGACCTCTACGCCAACGTATGGCGCAAGGGCCAGGTCACCGAGGGCGGCGAGGTCCGGGTGGCCCGCATCTCCGCGTTCGCCATCGGCGCGGTCGCGATCGTGCTGGCCATCTTCGCCCAGAGCCTCAACGTGGCGTTCCTCGTCGCGCTGGCGTTCGCCGTGGCGGCCTCGGGCAACCTGCCCGCCATCCTGTACTCGCTGTTCTGGAAGAGGTTCACCACCGCCGGGGCCACCGCGGCCATCTACGGCGGCCTGATCACCGCCGTGGTGCTGGTGTTCTTCTCCCCCGTGGTGTCGGGCACCCCGACCGCGATGTTCCCGGACTCGGACTGGCACTTCTTCCCGCTGTCCAACCCGGGCATCATCTCGATCCCCGTCGGCTTCCTCTGCGGCTGGATCGGCACCATGCTGTCGCGCGAGCCCGCCGACGCGGCCAAGTACGCCGAGCTGGAGGTCCGGTCGCTGACCGGCCACGGCGCGCACTGA
- a CDS encoding glycosyltransferase 87 family protein: MVIERIRRFAAGAAPDHAARPRTAIPNWLLLPGLVALAVSLAVYVAYLRHHPYSGTDFSMYLGAAHAFADGKAVYQFGYTALNLPYTYPPITLPVLVPLTWLEPRTALYLVNALGFVAILAAVWLTGGMLGHRGWRGRLGVVAGIGAVLLWTEPLQRNLNLGQINIFVMLLVVADLSLSDRSRFKGIGIGAATAAKLLPGLFVVYLLLTRRIRAAFTAAGAFVGLTLLGWLIQPGGSHDYWLAGRAFDSHRVLMAFGPRYGGNQSLQGLTSRLLNTDEHNTVWWMLSVVVVAVAGLALAVYAQRRGQEAMAMVVVGFLTLLISPVSWSHYWLWIGPLGAVLVDAVLRSRGRARAVAALVAVAATLPFLMWPLRNGSGDFVPRGLIWLAGRFDGLARHLAVDPYVPTVLILFAIAALWLRRRQDDPPLPAPAVPTAVPVTADR, encoded by the coding sequence ATGGTCATCGAGCGTATCCGCCGGTTCGCCGCAGGCGCCGCCCCCGACCACGCCGCCCGTCCCCGGACAGCCATCCCCAACTGGCTGCTGCTGCCCGGTTTGGTCGCGCTGGCCGTGTCGCTGGCGGTGTACGTCGCGTACCTGCGCCACCATCCGTACAGCGGCACCGACTTCAGCATGTACCTGGGCGCGGCGCATGCCTTCGCCGACGGCAAGGCCGTCTACCAGTTCGGCTACACCGCGCTGAACCTGCCGTACACGTATCCGCCGATCACGCTGCCGGTGCTGGTGCCGCTGACCTGGCTGGAGCCGCGCACCGCGCTGTACCTGGTCAACGCGCTGGGCTTCGTGGCCATCCTCGCCGCCGTGTGGCTGACCGGCGGCATGCTGGGCCACCGGGGCTGGCGCGGCCGGCTGGGCGTCGTCGCCGGGATCGGCGCGGTGCTGCTGTGGACCGAGCCGCTCCAGCGCAACCTGAACCTCGGCCAGATCAACATCTTCGTGATGCTGCTGGTCGTCGCCGACCTGTCGCTGTCGGACCGCAGCCGGTTCAAGGGCATCGGCATCGGCGCCGCCACCGCGGCCAAGCTGCTGCCGGGCCTGTTCGTGGTGTACCTGCTGCTGACCCGCCGCATCCGGGCCGCGTTCACCGCCGCCGGGGCCTTCGTCGGCCTCACCCTGCTCGGCTGGCTGATCCAGCCGGGCGGCTCGCACGACTACTGGCTGGCCGGGCGGGCGTTCGACTCGCACCGGGTGCTGATGGCGTTCGGTCCCCGCTACGGCGGCAACCAGTCGCTACAGGGCCTGACCTCGCGGCTGCTGAACACCGACGAGCACAACACCGTCTGGTGGATGCTGTCGGTCGTGGTCGTCGCGGTCGCCGGGCTGGCGCTGGCCGTGTACGCGCAGCGGCGCGGCCAGGAGGCCATGGCCATGGTCGTGGTCGGCTTCCTCACCCTGCTGATCTCGCCGGTCAGCTGGTCGCACTACTGGCTGTGGATCGGCCCGCTGGGCGCGGTCCTGGTCGACGCGGTGCTGCGCAGCCGGGGCCGGGCGCGGGCGGTCGCCGCCCTGGTCGCGGTCGCGGCGACGCTGCCGTTCCTGATGTGGCCGCTGCGCAACGGCAGCGGCGACTTCGTGCCCCGTGGCCTGATCTGGCTCGCGGGCCGCTTCGACGGGCTCGCCCGGCACCTGGCCGTCGACCCGTACGTGCCGACGGTGCTGATCCTGTTCGCGATCGCCGCCCTGTGGCTGCGCCGCCGCCAGGACGACCCGCCCCTGCCGGCCCCGGCCGTCCCGACCGCCGTGCCCGTGACCGCCGACCGATGA
- a CDS encoding DUF485 domain-containing protein produces the protein MSTDAPEKSTATSDRYEQTAASPEFAGLRSALRRFVFPMTIAFFTWYALYVILSAYARDFMGTKVVGNINVALIFGLLQFASTFLIAWLYARYAGRRLDPVAGQIKAELEGGDQ, from the coding sequence ATGAGCACCGACGCTCCCGAGAAGAGCACAGCCACTTCCGACCGCTACGAGCAGACGGCGGCGAGCCCCGAGTTCGCCGGACTGCGCTCGGCCCTGCGGCGCTTCGTCTTCCCGATGACCATCGCCTTCTTCACCTGGTACGCCCTGTACGTGATCCTGTCCGCGTACGCGCGCGACTTCATGGGCACCAAGGTCGTCGGCAACATCAACGTCGCGCTGATCTTCGGCCTGCTGCAGTTCGCCTCCACGTTCCTCATCGCGTGGCTCTACGCCCGTTACGCCGGCCGCCGGCTCGACCCCGTCGCCGGGCAGATCAAGGCCGAGCTGGAAGGAGGCGACCAGTGA